The following are encoded together in the Phocoena sinus isolate mPhoSin1 chromosome 11, mPhoSin1.pri, whole genome shotgun sequence genome:
- the ID4 gene encoding DNA-binding protein inhibitor ID-4 encodes MKAVSPVRPSGRKAPSGCGGGELALRCLAEHGHSLGGSAAAAAAAAAARCKAAEAAADEPALCLQCDMNDCYSRLRRLVPTIPPNKKVSKVEILQHVIDYILDLQLALETHPALLRQPPPPAPPHHPAGTCPAAPPRTPLTALNTDPAGAVNKQGDSILCR; translated from the exons ATGAAGGCGGTGAGCCCGGTGCGCCCCTCGGGCCGTAAGGCGCCGTCGGGCTGCGGCGGCGGGGAGCTGGCGCTGCGCTGCCTGGCCGAGCACGGCCACAGCCTGGGCGgctccgcggcggcggcggccgcggcggcggcaGCGCGCTGTAAGGCGGCCGAGGCGGCGGCCGACGAGCCGGCGCTCTGCCTGCAGTGCGATATGAACGACTGCTACAGCCGCCTGCGGAGGCTGGTGCCCACCATCCCGCCCAACAAGAAAGTGAGCAAAGTGGAGATCCTGCAGCACGTTATCGACTACATCCTGGACCTGCAGCTGGCGCTGGAGACGCACCCGGCTCTGCTGAggcagccgccgccgccggcgcCGCCGCACCACCCGGCCGGGACCTGTCCGGCCGCGCCGCCGCGGACCCCGCTCACGGCGCTCAACACCGACCCG GCCGGCGCGGTGAACAAGCAGGGCGACAGCATTTTGTGCCGCTGA